The following coding sequences lie in one Arachis ipaensis cultivar K30076 chromosome B03, Araip1.1, whole genome shotgun sequence genomic window:
- the LOC110270237 gene encoding uncharacterized protein LOC110270237 has protein sequence MKEKKERFDEQNNDNKMSKEDDNVSDEQKDKESDAKQVEEKEVKTREDKKDENNMRSPMRSPSNIDDAIKPEWREIVQSAVQAFLEIEDCDIYTPSPIKKTQEPVRPSIPSFSLMIHEENKIGKNR, from the exons atgaaggaaaagaaagaaag ATTTGATGAACAAAATAATGACAACAAAATGTCAAAGGAAGATGATAATGTATCAGATGagcaaaaagataaagaaag TGATGCAAAGCAAGTTGAGGAGAAAGAGGTCAAAACAAG GGAAGACAAAAAAGATGAAAACAACATGAGATCGCCAATGAGATCGCCTAGCAATATTG ATGATGCAATAAAACCTGAATGGAGAGAAATTGTGCAAAGTGCAGTCCAAGCATTCTTAGAAATAGAAGACTGTGATATTTATACACCTTCTCCAATCAAGAAGACACAAGAACCTGTGCGACCATCAATTCCATCATTCTCCCTAATGATACATGAGGAAAACAAAATAGGGAAAAATAGGTGA
- the LOC110269491 gene encoding uncharacterized protein LOC110269491: MEKDPDIKMPRRSTTTKKSETGTRRKMQQKTLEELESRKVIECRCSPVSVFTTINSLTKEQKLEVDKMGFSSMKAIQDWKIDRRLFLALAKSYNTTTSKLELVLGDIDVTTDKIGLAIGLPSIGKIFPEEEDWTSEQKRLVAPFKSVTNPWLQEIIYYHKDTFGDKENYMGPPPPWIAYWDKEKLAKKLTQE; encoded by the exons ATGGAAAAAGATCCAGATATTAAGATGCCGCGAAGAAGTACAACTACAAAGAAATCTGAAACAGGAACTAGAAGGAAAATGCAGCAGAAAACTCTTGAAGAACTAGAATCTCGG AAAGTGATAGAATGTCGTTGTTCTCCCGTTTCGGTTTTCACAACGATAAATTCTCTTACAAAAGAGCAAAAACTTGAAGTTGATAAAATGGGATTCTCATCCATGAAGGCTATTCAAGATTGGAAAATTGATAGGCGGTTATTCCTCGCACTTGCTAAATCATATAACACAACAACAAGCAAACTGGAATTAGTGCTAGGGGATATCGATGTGACAACAGACAAAATTGGGTTAGCTATAGGATTACCTTCAATTGGTAAAATTTTTCCAGAAGAAGAAGATTGGACTTCAGAGCAAAAAAGATTAGTTGCCCCATTCAAGTCTGTGACAAACCCATGGTTACAAGAA ATTATCTATTACCACAAAGACACATTCGGAGATAAGGAAAATTATATGGGACCTCCACCACCATGGATTGCTTATTGGGATAAAGAAAAACTTGCAAAGAAGTTGACACAGGAGTAA
- the LOC110270238 gene encoding uncharacterized protein LOC110270238 gives MVSIAVPNYELPKNDPIPIYLNLPRQSNNYDCGLFVIKWVEMWNPSSIEINVSNMPEWEEFECVNLKKQLVIQMLTSPSNALLKDVINKSEKYRVVKPTPAQSSPYIVCNTDE, from the exons ATGGTCTCGATAGCTGTGCCGAACTATGAGCTACCAAAGAATGACCCGATCCCAATTTATTTGAATCTCCCTAGACAATCAAATAA CTATGATTGCGGATTGTTTGTAATAAAATGGGTAGAAATGTGGAATCCTAGTAGTATCGAGATTAATGTGTCCAACATGCCAGAATGGgaggaa TTTGAGTGCGTTAATCTAAAGAAGCAATTGGTCATCCAAATGCTTACATCACCTTCAAATGCCCTTCTTAAGGATGTTATAAACAAATCAGAGAAATATAGAGTGGTAAAGCCAACTCCAGCTCAATCAAGTCCTTACATAGTATGTAATACTGATGAATAG